Part of the Mangifera indica cultivar Alphonso chromosome 4, CATAS_Mindica_2.1, whole genome shotgun sequence genome, CAAATAGCTTCACATTTTCCTTAAGTAATGGCTTTACACTCAGCCTCTACAATGTTATGAGCTACCACAAACTGCCTTTCCAAGTGACTCAGTTGCCTCATAACCTAGAATAATAGTCAGACATTGATCTATTTCCTTCAGTAGAACCAACCCTAATCTACATTAGCAAATCCCACAATTTTTTTGCAACGacctaaatttaataataatatttttttcccctACTATCCCAAAATATTGCACATTTATCTTCCTCTATTGTCTCATATTGTAAGTCTACATACTTCAATCTACCCGTCATCACCACCACAACCAATCTCAATTACCCATACCCCAATCAAATATGAATCCAAACTCTAACTTGACTTTAACATCTTTGTATTCTCAATCAAAGCTCTTTGTTCTTAcagtattatttaattgttgggatgaatatgagtttaaatgcTTACCCTTTCATCAACCACCCTAATTTAGAAATTTCAATGATTGCTAAATCTAAAAGACCCCTTAATAATTAATGAGATTCTAGATGAGGGTGAACAAgaacttataaaaaatttaagcacaattttaatattataatacaataataaatatgaacaaaaattgaaaaattaaagaaaagaaaagatttaatatttataataattcaaaactcCCTCTTCTaacttcaataattaatttttattaaaaagattattgCGTACAATAAATTAGGCAGTAGTATCTTTGATTTAAAAGCATGATTCTCCTGGTTGAAATTTAGAACTGAAAAAATTAAAGCCTCGACATTGAAGCCACCTGAACGCAACATGATTCATATTTATTccacaataaaattaacatcatcatTTAACTCAAGAACtaattttcaaactcaagtaACGCaatattattggtaaaagaaaaaaaatataaaactaaaaggaaaaaaaaggtagcaatgaataagatttttttatttttcaaaagtcTTCCAAGGATAATCTGTCACCATGATAGGGTcgaattatttaattaatttagaataaaactCCTATCAATGTTGATAACAAGAGGGGAAAGTACCCCAACCATCTACTAATCATAGCCAAACATTCCTTAGGCTTAAACTCTGGAGCTGTGTGACACCCTCCCTGTCAAAcgtaaaatttaattataattcaaataaaattgattaataaagttataattataaataaatatcagaTTGTCCTCTAGATTATGCTTGCCTTCACAGTCGTGAATGTGAAACTGGATGGAATTTTGTAGGACTGTCTTGGGTacctaaaaaaccaaaaaaaaatagatttataaAGATATACGGGAACAATATTATTATgagtatctattttaaatatacaaatttatataaatttgtgtatgtcattatataatttagtattattttatcattaattcaaaatcactcaattatttgattatgcatattaaatgtgtatcaatttgtgtacttaaagtagattttcatagttttattatttacacaagtaatattatatatatgcacTTATaagtacataaaatatatatatagataatatatcatcatatgattgattgttatattctctttaatttaaaatcactcaatcacattaaatatattatctatatatttattttatctatttaaaatatatacacataattttattggtataGAAAATAACTGACCCGGCAACTTAACCATCCACAAACCATGGTTGCCAATCATATTGAATCGtcaaattcaaagattttatcCACGCCTGTGTATCCATATATGGTATTAACATGTCGTGGTCACCATTGCATGTGCTTGGAGAAACTAAATTAATACTTAGCGTGAtgagatattaataataaaatcactaacaaatttaaaattgtatattattttacttataaatgaGAGTCCTTTACCCTTTTTCGATAAGGTATCGATGAGAATCTATAATAGATATGACAtcttttaagtaaattaaagaTTGATTACATCTTACCTATTTCTCTATACTcccttagggggcgtttggtttggataatgttttattaccaaaatagaaaaattaccttgaagatagattacttaaaagattactaggtataaatgattactatgtttgataaaatttgataggtataaataattattgtgtttagttaaagataataaaatattactagtaaattattttacttaaatgcccttaaatataattatttttatatattttttatattatttgttatattaattaaaaataaatttatttttatctaaaaaaattaataaataataatataattataataaactcaagattacctcagtaatctttaaatacctaaggtaaaggtggtaatcagattaccacctatattacatgtcacgtcagcattggtaatagaagattactgtaatcttttattactgacaaaccaaacaagggaataaaagataaattaccaaggtAAACTTAAAATCTcccaaccaaacgcccctttagtgattataatttttaatgttgggtttatactttatatatatatatatatatatatatatatatgaaagaatAAGTAATACtatttgtatctattttggatataaattgtgtatataatacttatatgtgttatcatataattaggtgttattttatctttaatttaaaatcactcaatcatatgataatatatgtaaatatatacatatttgtataattaaaatgagtatatataattttattgtataagaattacttgaatttttatacCTCTCGTATGTGAAGAGCCTTTtggataattttatcattagcCTATACATAAGGATAAAGGTAGTTAGAAATAATGTACATAaacttgttttaattaaaagattaagtGGAAGCAAGAGATTTACCCGACACCATGGTTCAGGAGGAGCTTGATGCAAGGATGGAAAATATTCAAAATCCTCGATGGGAACGCTTGATTCCCACTTTAATGTCTTTGGTTTTGGGGATAAAACAAGACACTCAGGTTCCAGTATTTGTCCCAAAGTCACTTTATCTAAgcactaaacaaaaaaattaatttttatggcTGTAACGCTAAAAAATTCTCTCTCTATGTTTAGAAATTAAAACAGTATTGGACATATTTCACTTTACCTCCTCGACTTATAGAAGATCTTAATGCACAGTGTGTTGTTTGCATCTGGATCAATATACTTCCCCTTGTAATTCCTCTCAGTCAacttccaaaaaaaattaaaaaattagactGAATTTTTTACTATGAGAACGTTGACCATATAACATTGgaagaaatgatataaaatttttaatttatttgattcaatgattaatttaactttaaaaagataatatgatTTAAGTAGGGTTTTTCGttatacaaaaaagaaaaattctatTGATTTTTTGTTGAACTTAgtgaaaaactttatttatttattttatatatcaagaaaaattataaaggaACTATTATTTGCTAATCACACCTACACATATAAATATCACATTGTTCCATCAAATTACATTAATACATGCAGATCAAGggataattaacaaaaatggCTAACACAATATGGCCTGAATTATTTATTCCAAATTACTGGACTATTAGATTAAATAAGCAATTGTTGTATGTTTGGTAAAGACTATGAAAATAACATAAACTATATAGTATAATTaactttttgaattatttgacCAATAATCCAGAGTATTGCCGAGGTAACTTATCTTGAAATATTATgggatttaatgattttttttctttttcgattatgttctttaataataattaaaaattcttataGTTATTGTGTTTtctcaattaataaatattatttcttttaatttattattattattttttataattgatgtgtattagatattattatatacaaatataaaataaaataaaacaataaattagatttcaaaagaaaaagtgTACTTTTATagtatgataatttattaaaatctagtttaaaatattaaataaatactgcgcattttgaatttagtttaaaattttaagtacaGTGGTAATAGATAGATATCACACATAATCATAGATTACACTAAAGAATTGattatcacataatcaattaTTCTTACAATCATAAATAGTGCTTATATAGAATTAGAAGTAAATCATTCTCCTCTCATGAATTTTTAAGCAGCTTAGGCACAGTGGTAATAGTGCTTATATAGAATTATTGAAGTCCAATTTACCAATCAGCACTAGAGAGGATACCAGTGGATCCACCTATCAAACATTTCATAACATATTCTTCGTTTGTACTCTGGAGCCGGATGACCTGCGCCctatataatcaaatttgagtAAACTTCAGTTAGATTTGTGATAGGAGAATACtctgaaaacaataaaaactataCGTATCTACTTTgagtatgtaaattaatacacattgatatatgttattatataattaaattattttaaattaaaaataaaaaaatatataaatatatacccaTTTATTTAAACTGTTTACTTGCCTTCAGAGTTGCGTATGTCAACCGATATCCATGCTCTGAGTACTTTATAGTGTATCTGCATATTCAAACAAAGtaccacatttatatataagcatAGAACTTGGCGAATTGACAGGGGTAGAGTGCTCACCCAGCCACCTGACCATCAACGAACCATGGCCGCCAGTCATTTACCACTGTTAAGTTTAGTAACTTTATCCACTTCTCTGTGCCCACGAAGGGAACCACAAGGTCTCGATCTCCGCTATAACACCACAAAATCTATTGTCAATACCTACAAGTATAGaatttttatgttgtttcattttctagcagtttttttgtttgagttcCGTTAAAACTGGTAGCAAAGATTCTAAAGAATTGTAGACTTTGGGGGTCCTAAgctatattgttttttttaccACTCAACCAGAACTTGTAAGCCTTTTGTACTGAGATATCGATGAACATCAACCACACTCAAGACATCCTTCGTGTATGATAAACTCTTATTGCATCTCTTCCAATCTGATACAAGCCCCTGTTGCCATTAATTCAGtgagatatttatattaaactcTTAGAtcattacatttatatataacatatatatgaaaGTTACTTGGTTATCACAAACCTTCCGAACGTGTAAAGCATCTTGCACTTGGTCATTATTAGCCCACATGTAGGAGAGTGCATAGTTAAAATTCTGGACAAGCAGAAATAAAAATCCAATTCATAAGATCCAAAGATGAtgccaaaaaaaatgaaattaaatttttaattgcaaAACAATTCAAAGAAGTGACAATAACAGATTGATGAGGAAATTTTTTGATTACCCGGCACCAGAAGTCAGGAATTTTTGGTGGTGAAAGGATGAAATTTGCAGGATTTTCTTGTAAAGCCCGGCGAGGCATTTCTTCTTGGTCCACATTTGGCGACGCAAAAGTACATTTCGGTTCCAAAATGTCACTGCGATACAAATCTTTAACGCACTGCAATtattgaaaggaaaagaaaacaaaatcaatccaGTCATTTCTAGGAAGCTTGAAGAAAATCAATTGTTTTTAACAGGAACTGAAACTGCTGAGCATGTTACTTTTTCGTAAATTTCATAAGCAGCTACACATCTTGTATTCGAAGGATCTATATTCACATAGTTCTCATGGCAATATACTTTTAGGTCCTGAAAATTTCCAGAATCTAGAATCAGCTATCCATAGTCTTAAGGAAACTTAactatttagaaaaaaaaaaaaaaagatgaaaatgcaaataataataaaagcacCTCATAGAGTTCATCTGATATAAGTGCCATGCGATgagaaaatacaatttttgaatTCTCATCAATCACTGAATCCGTTCGTGGGCTCCCAATCAAATACCcctgttataaaattaatacatgACATTATACTGTGTGCTATCAGGAAAATGAATTAGTTGAGTCATGAATTAGAGAAGCTGAAGTCATATATACAGATCGCTTACTATCAGATTCATTTTTGGTTGGGTGCCGGCTTCATTTCCTGCAAGgcagaatatatttttaattttgatttttgagcttttcattaataattaatgatgaatatgaatgaaaaaaatatattaacttaCCCTCTACAACCAGTTTGGTGATCTGGGGAACAATCATGCCTGAATAAGAATCACCACTAATGAATAGTTCAACAGCCAAGTATTTTGGGTTCTCAATTAACCACTGCaagtaaataatattgaaactcaattatatcaattaattaccactgttttgaattgtaaaatttttctcGGAGCCTGCTTGATCAAACTATCTAcgtactaaaaaatatttactccAGAGTCAAAAGCACTTTTGTCTTTTGTAAATTCTGTGGTaggtttgagtttaatttaccCACCTTTCTAAGGAACTCATAGGATTGCTTAG contains:
- the LOC123213728 gene encoding serine carboxypeptidase-like 18 isoform X1, which produces MLCIRPKSQSVILRSSHYISFCSCFETPLANMLLSFKSSLNSITHLKCLNLRLLLLLILSATTAFAGQIVKYLPGYDGELPFKLETGYISVDESELFYYFIESQGNPDEDPLFLWLTGGPGCSSFHGLIYQIGPLEFDIETYKGGLPRIKYYPYAWTKTASIIFLDAPVGTGFSYSTKADAWSSSDSESAKQSYEFLRKWLIENPKYLAVELFISGDSYSGMIVPQITKLVVEGNEAGTQPKMNLIGYLIGSPRTDSVIDENSKIVFSHRMALISDELYEDLKVYCHENYVNIDPSNTRCVAAYEIYEKCVKDLYRSDILEPKCTFASPNVDQEEMPRRALQENPANFILSPPKIPDFWCRNFNYALSYMWANNDQVQDALHVRKGLVSDWKRCNKSLSYTKDVLSVVDVHRYLSTKGLQVLVECGDRDLVVPFVGTEKWIKLLNLTVVNDWRPWFVDGQVAGYTIKYSEHGYRLTYATLKGAGHPAPEYKRRICYEMFDRWIHWYPL
- the LOC123213728 gene encoding serine carboxypeptidase-like 18 isoform X2, giving the protein MLCIRPKSQSVILRSSHYISFCSCFETPLANMLLSFKSSLNSITHLKCLNLRLLLLLILSATTAFAGQIVKYLPGYDGELPFKLETGYISVDESELFYYFIESQGNPDEDPLFLWLTGGPGCSSFHGLIYQIGPLEFDIETYKGGLPRIKYYPYAWTKTASIIFLDAPVGTGFSYSTKADAWSSSDSESAKQSYEFLRKWLIENPKYLAVELFISGDSYSGMIVPQITKLVVEGNEAGTQPKMNLIGYLIGSPRTDSVIDENSKIVFSHRMALISDELYECVKDLYRSDILEPKCTFASPNVDQEEMPRRALQENPANFILSPPKIPDFWCRNFNYALSYMWANNDQVQDALHVRKGLVSDWKRCNKSLSYTKDVLSVVDVHRYLSTKGLQVLVECGDRDLVVPFVGTEKWIKLLNLTVVNDWRPWFVDGQVAGYTIKYSEHGYRLTYATLKGAGHPAPEYKRRICYEMFDRWIHWYPL